Proteins co-encoded in one Medicago truncatula cultivar Jemalong A17 chromosome 8, MtrunA17r5.0-ANR, whole genome shotgun sequence genomic window:
- the LOC11436211 gene encoding RING-H2 finger protein ATL78 yields MYTSTSLTSQLLHELLVESHTRRLLFQNPIDFQSPTSSPVLTNNHNSTDSNFGAREFDSNVVMIVAVLLCAFICSLALNSIIRCALRVSNVAINNNSPQLVNKGIKKKALKKFPTMSYSTELNLPSLDTDCMICLSEFTKGEKLRILPKCNHGFHVRCIDKWLKEHSSCPKCRQCLLETCRKIGGSQVQPIVLPVPETIITIQPLEPQALERNYREI; encoded by the coding sequence atgtataCTTCTACTTCCTTAACTTCACAACTCCTCCATGAGCTTCTTGTAGAATCACACACAAGAAGGTTACTCTTCCAAAATCCAATTGATTTTCAATCACCAACCAGCTCCCCTGTGTTAACAAACAATCACAATTCAACAGACTCAAATTTTGGAGCTCGTGAATTTGATTCAAATGTTGTGATGATAGTTGCAGTCCTATTATGTGCTTTTATTTGCTCACTTGCATTAAACTCCATCATAAGGTGTGCCTTAAGGGTTTCAAACGTAGCCATAAACAACAATTCACCTCAATTGGTCAACAAAGGAATCAAGAAGAAAGCTCTCAAGAAATTTCCTACAATGAGCTATTCCACCGAGTTGAATCTACCAAGTTTGGATACAGATTGTATGATATGTCTCTCAGAGTTCACAAAGGGTGAAAAATTGCGCATTTTGCCTAAATGCAACCATGGATTTCATGTTCGTTGCATTGACAAATGGCTAAAAGAACATTCATCATGTCCAAAGTGCAGACAATGTCTTCTTGAAACTTGTCGAAAGATTGGTGGGTCGCAAGTGCAACCAATTGTGTTGCCAGTGCCAGAAACTATTATAACTATCCAACCACTAGAACCTCAAGCTTTGGAGCGTAACTATAGGGAAATATAA
- the LOC11426908 gene encoding cucumisin, whose protein sequence is MELTEDEANKIGGVQHDGVVFVFPNEKRQLLTTRSWDFIGLPLSVERAHSESDIIIGVIDSGIWPESSSFNVEGLSSPPRKWKCACQAIEFKSRHYKSYYPKDFFKENIVSLGDTSEHGTHTTSTAVGNPVSIANMFGLRKGTIKGGASSARIVVYKINTVIDANGLVLEQINSEITTVGLIRHRNILPLLVHIRRSDCHYMVYEYMKNRSLHNMLKKFERGEKEFDWLSRYKIATHRSVDHASETWGYMAPGYNQYGCSSDKSDIYSFGVILGVLGTSLNTFDLKGKLYPIIYSRDVPNKGAGFNGYSSRY, encoded by the exons ATGGAATTGACAGAGGATGAAGCTAATAAAATAGGTGGTGTAC AACATGATGGAGTGGTGTTTGTCTTTCCCAATGAAAAAAGACAGCTCCTTACCACAAGATCGTGGGATTTTATTGGCTTGCCATTATCTGTGGAGAGGGCACATTCTGAAAGTGATATTATCATTGGAGTGATTGATTCTGGAATTTGGCCAGAATCTTCCAGTTTCAATGTTGAAGGATTGAGCTCACCACCTAGAAAATGGAAATGCGCTTGTCAAGCTATTGAATTCAAAT CTAGACACTATAAAAGTTATTATCCAAAAGACTTCTTCAAGGAAAATATTGTATCTCTTGGAGATACAAGTGAGCATGGGACACATACAACATCAACAGCGGTTGGGAACCCAGTTAGCATTGCAAATATGTTTGGCCTCAGAAAAGGAACAATAAAAGGCGGAGCTTCATCAGCACGAATCGTTGTTTATAAA ATTAACACGGTTATAGACGCAAATGGGTTGGTTTTGGAACAAATTAATTCGGAGATTACCACGGTTGGTCTGATTCGACATCGGAACATTCTACCACTGTTGGTTCATATTCGTAGATCTGACTGTCATTACATGGTGTACGAGTACATGAAGAACAGGAGTTTGCACAATATGttgaaaaaatttgaaagaggAGAAAAGGAGTTTGACTGGTTGTCAAGGTATAAGATCGCA ACTCATAGAAGTGTTGATCATGCCTCTGAAACATGGGGATATATGGCGCCAGGGTATAACCAATACGGATGCAGTAGTGATAAGAGTGACATATATAGTTTTGGTGTTATTCTTGGTGTTTTG GGCACTTCTCTTAATACGTTTGACCTAAAAGGAAAATTGTATCCAATTATCTATAGCAGAGATGTACCAAATAAGGGAGCAGGCTTTAATGGATATTCATCCAG GTATTGA
- the LOC11442584 gene encoding RING-H2 finger protein ATL78, with product MYASTSFTSQLLHELLVESHTRRLLFQNPIDYQSPTSSPVLTHNHNSTNSYFGIREFDANVVMILAVLLCALICSLALNSIIRCALRFSNVALNNGSSSSSSSNSSPQLANKGIKKKALKTFPTVSYSTELKLPTLDTECVICLSEFTKGEKVRILPKCNHGFHVRCIDKWLKSHSSCPKCRQCLLETCRKIVGSEAPPPMLPVPETIIRIQPLDHEAFECNYREESR from the coding sequence ATGTATGCTTCTACTTCTTTTACTTCACAACTCCTCCATGAGCTTCTTGTAGAATCACACACAAGAAGGTTACTCTTCCAAAATCCAATTGATTATCAATCACCAACCAGCTCCCCTGTTCTCACACACAACCATAATTCAACTAACTCATATTTTGGAATTCGTGAATTTGATGCAAATGTTGTGATGATACTTGCAGTTCTATTGTGTGCTCTTATTTGCTCACTTGCCTTAAACTCGATCATAAGGTGCGCCTTAAGGTTTTCTAACGTAGCCCTAAACAACGGCTCTTCTTCGAGTTCGAGCAGCAACTCCTCACCTCAATTGGCTAACAAAGGAATCAAGAAGAAAGCTCTCAAGACATTTCCAACAGTAAGTTATTCAACTGAGTTAAAACTACCAACTTTGGATACAGAGTGTGTGATATGTCTCTCAGAATTCACAAAAGGTGAAAAGGTGCGCATTTTGCCTAAATGCAATCATGGTTTCCATGTTCGTTGCATCGACAAATGGCTAAAATCACACTCATCATGCCCTAAGTGCAGACAGTGCCTCCTTGAGACTTGTCGAAAGATTGTTGGATCGGAAGCACCGCCTCCTATGTTGCCGGTGCCGGAAACTATTATTAGGATTCAGCCACTAGACCATGAAGCTTTTGAATGTAACTATAGGGAAGAAAGTAGATAA
- the LOC11436210 gene encoding RING-H2 finger protein ATL78 — protein MYASTSFTSQLLHELLVESHTRRLLFQNPVDHQFTHNNNSTNSYFGAREFESNVVMIVSVLLCAIICSIALNSIVRCALNVAIINDSSLSSSINSSPQFANKGIKKKALKTFPTVSYSTELKLPTLDTECVICLSEFTKGEKVRILPKCNHGFHVRCIDKWLKSHSSCPKCRQCLLETCRKIVGSEAPPPMLPVPETIIRIQPLDHEAFECNYREENR, from the coding sequence ATGTATGCTTCTACTTCTTTTACTTCACAACTCCTCCATGAGCTTCTTGTAGAATCACACACAAGAAGGTTACTCTTCCAAAACCCAGTTGATCATCAATTCACACACAATAACAATTCAACTAACTCGTATTTTGGAGCTCGTGAGTTTGAATCAAATGTTGTGATGATAGTTTCTGTCCTATTGTGTGCTATTATTTGCTCAATTGCATTAAACTCCATTGTAAGGTGTGCCCTAAACGTAGCCATCATCAACGACTCTTCTTTGAGTTCTAGCATCAACTCTTCACCTCAATTTGCCAACAAAGGAATCAAGAAGAAAGCTCTCAAGACATTCCCAACAGTAAGTTATTCAACTGAGTTGAAACTACCAACTTTGGATACAGAGTGTGTGATATGTCTCTCAGAATTCACAAAAGGTGAAAAGGTGCGCATTTTGCCTAAATGCAATCATGGTTTCCATGTTCGTTGCATCGACAAATGGCTAAAATCACACTCATCATGCCCTAAGTGCAGACAGTGCCTCCTTGAGACTTGTCGAAAGATTGTTGGATCGGAAGCACCGCCTCCTATGTTGCCGGTGCCGGAAACTATTATTAGGATTCAGCCACTAGACCATGAAGCTTTTGAATGTAATTATAGGGAAGAAAACAGATAA
- the LOC112417440 gene encoding uncharacterized protein: protein MGIVEKILITLSDKWNYIVCSIEESKDIDQLSVDALQSSLLVHEQKFKVSGEDEHALKVTHEQSYGGRGRGRTAFRGGRGQGKGRSSKPRSKETVECYKCHKLGHYQYECQANYVDLEESEEMVLMTYVDTFRGYRDVVWYIDSACSNHMCGDSSLFCELEEGFNKVVRLGNYASMNVVGKGSVRLNVKGVNYLVRDVYYVPGLKKSASK, encoded by the coding sequence ATGGGGATCGTTGAGAAGATTTTGATAACCCTCAGTGATAAGTGGAACTACATTGTTTGTTCCATTGAGGAATCCAAGGATATAGATCAGCTATCAGTGGATGCCTTGCAAAGTTCTCTGCTCGTTCATGAGCAAAAGTTCAAAGTAAGTGGAGAAGATGAACATGCTTTGAAGGTAACTCATGAACAGAGCTATGGTGGAAGAGGACGAGGAAGAACTGCTTTCCGAGGAGGCCGGGGACAAGGCAAAGGCAGGAGTAGCAAACCAAGGAGTAAGGAAACAGTTGAATGTTACAAGTGTCATAAGCTTGGACACTACCAGTATGAATGCCAAGCAAATTATGTTGATTTGGAGGAATCTGAAGAGATGGTGCTAATGACATATGTAGACACATTCAGAGGTTATCGAGATGTTGTGTGGTATATTGACTCTGCGTGCAGCAATCACATGTGTGGTGATTCATCACTCTTTTGTGAGTTAGAAGAAGGGTTCAACAAGGTGGTTAGATTGGGGAATTATGCAAGCATGAACGTTGTTGGAAAAGGAAGTGTTCGATTGAATGTAAAAGGAGTAAATTACCTTGTACGGGATGTATATTATGTGCCGGGTTTGAAGAAGAGTGCTTCCAAGTAA
- the LOC11435575 gene encoding histone H3.2 → MARTKQTARKSTGGKAPRKQLATKAARKSAPATGGVKKPHRFRPGTVALREIRKYQKSTELLIRKLPFQRLVREIAQDFKTDLRFQSSAVSALQEAAEAYLVGLFEDTNLCAIHAKRVTIMPKDIQLARRIRGERA, encoded by the coding sequence ATGGCACGTACCAAGCAAACAGCTCGCAAATCCACCGGCGGCAAGGCTCCCCGGAAGCAGCTCGCCACCAAGGCCGCTCGGAAATCAGCTCCGGCGACCGGAGGAGTGAAGAAGCCACATAGATTCAGACCTGGAACTGTTGCTTTGAGAGAGATCCGTAAGTATCAGAAGAGCACTGAGCTTCTCATCCGTAAACTTCCATTCCAACGTCTTGTTCGTGAAATTGCTCAAGATTTCAAGACAGATCTGAGATTCCAGAGCAGCGCAGTTTCCGCTCTTCAAGAAGCTGCTGAAGCTTACTTGGTTGGTCTCTTTGAAGACACAAACCTTTGTGCAATTCATGCTAAGAGAGTTACAATCATGCCTAAGGACATTCAGCTTGCAAGAAGAATCAGAGGAGAGAGGGCTTAG
- the LOC25501949 gene encoding RING-H2 finger protein ATL78 yields the protein MYASISFTTQIFNELLVESHIRRLLIQNPVDHQSLTNSPTLTNNHNSTDSNFGDREFDSKVVMILAVILCVFICSLALNSIIRCALRFSNVAINNDSSSSNSNSSLQSVNKGIKKKALKAFPTVSYSTDLKLPSLDAECMICLSEFTKGEKVRILPKCNHGFHVRCIDKWLKEHSSCPKCRQCLLETCRKIGGSQVQPIVLPVPEIIIRIEPLEHEALERNYREI from the coding sequence ATGTATGCTTCTATTTCCTTTACTACACAAATATTCAATGAGCTTCTTGTGGAATCTCACATAAGAAGGTTACTCATTCAAAACCCAGTTGATCATCAATCACTAACCAACTCCCCTACTTTAACAAACAACCATAATTCAACAGACTCAAATTTTGGAGATCGTGAATTTGATTCAAAAGTTGTGATGATACTTGCAGTCatattatgtgtttttatttgcTCACTTgcattaaactccattatcagGTGTGCCTTAAGGTTTTCAAACGTAGCCATCAACAACGACTCTTCTAGTTCGAACAGCAATTCTTCGCTTCAATCGGTCAATAAAGGAATCAAGAAGAAAGCTCTTAAGGCATTTCCCACAGTGAGCTACTCAACTGACTTGAAACTACCAAGTTTGGACGCAGAATGTATGATATGTCTCTCAGAGTTCACAAAGGGTGAAAAGGTGCGCATTTTGCCTAAATGCAACCATGGATTTCATGTTCGTTGCATTGACAAATGGCTAAAAGAACATTCATCATGTCCAAAGTGCAGACAATGTCTTCTTGAAACTTGTCGAAAGATTGGTGGGTCGCAGGTGCAACCAATTGTGTTGCCAGTGCCAGAAATTATTATAAGGATCGAACCACTAGAGCACGAAGCTTTGGAACGTAACTATAGGGAAATATAA